From one Basilea psittacipulmonis DSM 24701 genomic stretch:
- the obgE gene encoding GTPase ObgE, with product MKFVDEVVIEVRAGKGGNGSASFRREKFIPKGGPDGGDGGRGGSIYAVADRNINTLVDFRYARLHQAKNGENGRGSDQYGAAAPDITLRVPVGTIIYDDETGEQLYDLDRHDQKVVLAKGGQGGLGNIHFKSSTNRAPRQFTYGEEGEQKKLRLELKVLADVGLLGMPNAGKSTLISHISNARPKIADYPFTTLYPNLGVVRTSASKSFVVADIPGLVEGASEGVGLGHQFLRHLQRTRVLLHLLDVSSVDPSVDVVETATNDAKAIVEELKRYDETLYEKPRWLVLNKVDMVEDFEDLKKRLCERLNWKGPVYAVSALTGQGLDKLTWDLQEYLDQMKAKDIQEAEQAAPDYEPSDPRFNPNRHNI from the coding sequence ATGAAATTTGTAGATGAAGTCGTCATTGAAGTGAGAGCTGGTAAGGGTGGAAATGGTTCTGCTAGCTTTAGACGTGAAAAATTTATTCCAAAAGGTGGGCCTGATGGCGGTGACGGTGGTCGCGGTGGCAGTATTTATGCGGTAGCTGACCGAAATATCAATACATTGGTTGATTTTCGTTATGCACGCTTGCATCAAGCAAAGAACGGTGAAAACGGACGAGGATCGGATCAATATGGTGCGGCTGCTCCTGATATTACACTAAGAGTGCCAGTCGGGACGATCATTTATGATGATGAGACAGGTGAACAGTTGTACGATCTTGATCGACATGATCAAAAAGTAGTCTTGGCAAAAGGCGGACAAGGTGGTCTAGGTAATATTCATTTTAAGTCTAGTACTAACCGTGCACCTCGTCAGTTTACGTATGGCGAAGAGGGCGAACAGAAAAAGCTAAGACTCGAGCTGAAAGTATTGGCAGATGTAGGTTTGCTAGGCATGCCTAATGCAGGTAAATCAACTTTGATCTCGCATATCTCAAATGCTCGTCCTAAGATTGCAGACTATCCTTTTACGACACTTTATCCGAATTTAGGGGTGGTTAGAACGTCAGCTTCCAAGAGTTTTGTCGTGGCAGATATTCCTGGTCTAGTAGAGGGAGCTTCTGAGGGAGTAGGGTTGGGACACCAGTTTTTACGCCATTTACAGCGTACTCGTGTTCTGTTGCATTTATTAGATGTTTCCTCGGTTGACCCGAGTGTGGATGTTGTGGAGACAGCTACTAATGATGCAAAAGCGATTGTTGAAGAACTGAAACGTTATGATGAAACACTTTATGAAAAACCTAGATGGTTGGTTTTAAATAAAGTGGACATGGTAGAAGATTTTGAAGATCTTAAAAAACGTTTGTGTGAACGGTTAAATTGGAAAGGTCCTGTTTATGCGGTTTCTGCATTGACTGGACAAGGATTAGATAAATTGACGTGGGATCTACAAGAATATTTGGATCAAATGAAAGCCAAGGATATTCAAGAAGCAGAACAAGCAGCCCCTGACTACGAACCCTCTGATCCACGATTTAATCCCAATCGTCATAATATCTAA
- the hemL gene encoding glutamate-1-semialdehyde 2,1-aminomutase, with translation MTTNQALFERACQSIPGGVNSPVRAFRSVGGTPRFIAKAKDAYLWDEEGKQYIDYLGSWGPAIVGHAHPEVVEAVQKAAENGLSYGAPTKAEIELAECLIARIPSLEEVRLTSSGTEATMSAIRLARGFTGRNKIIKFEGCYHGHSDGLLVKAGSGLLTFGNPTSAGVPAEFAQHTLVLSYNQIDDVKAAFAKYGSEIACVIVEPIAGNMNLVKPIPGFLETLKEQCQAHGALLIFDEVMTGFRAGPQGVQGLTGITPDLSTFAKVIGGGMPVGAFGGRRDIMQYVAPVGPVYQAGTLSGNPVAVAAGLKTLEIIARPGFYEQLSRTAEMLTQGLTQLAKEAGIAFSADYVGGMFGIYFRETPPTTLEEAGDVNADQFKQFFHLMLDAGVHLAPSSYEAGFVSAAHHDNIINQTLEIAKVAFSQLT, from the coding sequence ATGACAACTAATCAAGCACTCTTTGAACGAGCCTGCCAATCGATTCCAGGTGGGGTCAATTCACCTGTTAGAGCATTTCGTTCAGTCGGTGGCACACCCAGATTTATTGCTAAAGCTAAAGATGCCTACTTATGGGATGAGGAAGGTAAACAGTACATTGATTATTTAGGTTCTTGGGGGCCTGCTATCGTGGGCCACGCTCATCCTGAGGTGGTGGAAGCGGTACAAAAAGCAGCTGAAAATGGACTGTCATATGGAGCTCCCACAAAAGCTGAAATTGAACTAGCCGAGTGTTTAATCGCACGCATTCCTAGCCTTGAAGAAGTCCGTCTAACCAGTTCTGGAACGGAAGCCACTATGAGTGCAATTCGTTTGGCTAGAGGCTTTACAGGACGTAACAAGATTATTAAATTTGAGGGTTGTTATCATGGACACTCAGATGGTTTGTTAGTCAAAGCTGGTTCGGGTTTATTAACTTTTGGAAACCCTACTTCTGCAGGCGTACCCGCTGAGTTCGCACAACATACTTTAGTATTAAGCTATAACCAAATCGATGATGTCAAGGCCGCTTTTGCTAAGTATGGTTCAGAGATTGCTTGTGTGATCGTGGAACCCATCGCAGGTAACATGAACCTTGTTAAGCCTATTCCAGGTTTTTTAGAGACCTTAAAAGAGCAATGCCAAGCACATGGGGCTTTATTGATTTTTGATGAAGTGATGACTGGTTTTCGTGCGGGTCCACAAGGGGTACAAGGCTTAACTGGTATCACGCCTGATTTAAGCACGTTTGCCAAAGTTATCGGTGGCGGTATGCCTGTCGGTGCATTTGGTGGTCGCCGTGACATTATGCAGTATGTTGCACCCGTCGGTCCCGTTTATCAAGCAGGTACTTTATCAGGTAATCCTGTAGCGGTGGCAGCAGGGTTAAAAACATTAGAAATTATCGCTCGCCCTGGTTTTTATGAACAATTAAGTCGTACTGCTGAGATGCTCACTCAAGGATTAACGCAACTGGCAAAAGAAGCGGGAATTGCTTTCTCGGCAGACTATGTCGGTGGTATGTTTGGCATCTATTTTAGAGAGACACCGCCTACGACACTTGAAGAAGCAGGTGATGTCAATGCTGACCAATTTAAACAATTCTTCCATTTGATGTTAGATGCAGGCGTACACCTCGCACCGTCTAGTTATGAAGCAGGTTTTGTTTCGGCCGCTCATCACGACAATATCATCAATCAAACATTAGAAATTGCCAAAGTCGCTTTTTCTCAATTGACTTAA
- the argJ gene encoding bifunctional glutamate N-acetyltransferase/amino-acid acetyltransferase ArgJ codes for MAVNFTIPAEHEIYPVKGVEIGIAEAGVKKTNHKDLTIFKFSDGTSVAGVFTSNRFRAAPVQISEQHLQASTIRALIINTGNANAGTGEDGINRCLQVCHALSEQLNISEQAVLPFSTGVIMETLPADRIIQAIPRAIADLSENNWFPAAYSIMTTDTLPKVASRKVQIDCDTITITGISKGAGMIRPNMATMLCFMATDIGINQRLLTSMIQEIANRSFNRITVDGDTSTNDSFVIAATGKHPLFIDSKDHPYYQDVLKALTEVALELSQKIVRDAEGATKFVTVKIDKAQSNEEALKVAYSIAHSPLIKTALFASDPNLGRILCAIGYAGIPDLDTRKVKLFLGDVLVSEHGGIAASYTEAQGQAVMNESEILIHVELNRGSCSETVYTCDFSHEYVTINADYRS; via the coding sequence ATGGCTGTGAATTTTACCATCCCTGCCGAGCATGAGATCTATCCCGTCAAAGGGGTAGAAATTGGTATCGCCGAAGCAGGGGTTAAAAAAACCAATCACAAAGATTTAACCATCTTTAAATTTAGTGATGGCACTAGTGTGGCAGGTGTATTCACTAGCAATCGTTTTCGTGCAGCACCTGTACAAATTAGCGAACAACATTTGCAAGCAAGCACCATTCGCGCATTGATCATCAATACTGGCAATGCCAATGCAGGAACGGGAGAAGATGGCATCAATCGATGTCTGCAAGTTTGTCATGCCTTGTCAGAACAGTTAAATATTAGTGAACAAGCGGTATTGCCTTTTTCAACAGGTGTTATTATGGAAACCTTACCTGCTGATAGAATCATCCAGGCGATTCCACGTGCGATCGCTGATTTATCAGAAAATAACTGGTTCCCTGCCGCCTACAGTATCATGACTACGGATACTTTGCCCAAAGTCGCTTCCCGAAAAGTTCAGATAGACTGTGACACTATTACCATTACGGGCATTAGCAAAGGAGCAGGGATGATCCGTCCCAATATGGCGACTATGCTATGTTTCATGGCCACAGATATTGGCATTAATCAGCGGTTACTAACTTCGATGATTCAAGAGATTGCAAACCGATCATTTAATCGTATTACCGTAGATGGTGACACCTCTACTAACGATTCTTTTGTGATCGCAGCCACTGGCAAACATCCGTTATTCATCGATTCCAAAGATCATCCTTATTACCAAGATGTGTTAAAAGCCTTGACAGAAGTGGCTTTGGAACTGTCTCAAAAGATTGTGCGTGATGCTGAGGGTGCTACTAAATTCGTAACGGTTAAAATCGATAAGGCACAATCCAACGAAGAGGCACTAAAAGTAGCGTATAGCATTGCTCATTCGCCACTGATTAAAACCGCCTTATTTGCTAGCGATCCGAACCTAGGTCGAATCCTTTGTGCCATTGGTTATGCGGGTATCCCTGATTTAGATACACGAAAAGTTAAGTTGTTTTTAGGCGATGTATTGGTTTCTGAACATGGTGGCATTGCAGCCAGTTACACAGAAGCACAAGGACAGGCGGTGATGAACGAATCTGAAATTCTCATTCATGTGGAATTAAACCGCGGGTCCTGTTCTGAAACAGTCTATACCTGTGACTTTTCACACGAGTACGTCACTATCAATGCAGATTATCGTTCTTAG
- the rplU gene encoding 50S ribosomal protein L21 produces MYAVIKTGGKQYRVAQGEKIKVEQISADIGQEISLDQVLSVGEGESLKIGTPLVAGAVVKAKVLAHGRHDKVKIFKMRRRKHYQKRQGHRQNFTLIEIVSIAG; encoded by the coding sequence ATGTATGCGGTCATAAAAACCGGCGGCAAACAGTATCGTGTTGCCCAAGGCGAAAAGATTAAGGTAGAACAGATATCTGCAGACATCGGGCAAGAAATCTCCCTAGACCAGGTTTTATCAGTAGGTGAAGGCGAATCTTTGAAGATTGGTACGCCTTTAGTAGCTGGTGCGGTGGTTAAGGCTAAAGTTCTTGCACACGGTCGTCATGATAAAGTGAAAATTTTTAAGATGCGTCGCCGTAAGCATTATCAGAAACGTCAAGGCCATCGTCAGAATTTCACGCTAATTGAAATCGTTAGTATCGCTGGTTAA
- a CDS encoding ABC transporter permease subunit (The N-terminal region of this protein, as described by TIGR01726, is a three transmembrane segment that identifies a subfamily of ABC transporter permease subunits, which specificities that include histidine, arginine, glutamine, glutamate, L-cystine (sic), the opines (in Agrobacterium) octopine and nopaline, etc.) — protein sequence MEFDFLALNDYYPSFWEGAKVTILITVLGLAGGMLIGFLFGTIRAAVPVTFFRIPLAKEKDVLTGAVMPIISWLIGVYLWIIRGTPILVQVLYIYFAVPMLTGWSVDPFTASTLALIINASCYITETVRGGILSVSRGLYEAGMAMGLPTWKIYWKIVMPVAFRRMIPSLGNQIIISLKDTSVFVVIGCAELVRQAQLAMAETFKAVEIWTAVALIYLVMVTIIDFGLKILEKRMRIL from the coding sequence ATGGAATTTGATTTTTTGGCATTAAATGATTATTACCCCTCTTTTTGGGAGGGGGCAAAAGTCACGATACTGATTACAGTATTAGGTCTTGCAGGTGGAATGCTAATTGGTTTTCTATTTGGGACTATTCGAGCAGCGGTTCCTGTTACTTTTTTTCGTATACCTCTTGCAAAAGAGAAAGATGTTCTGACAGGTGCTGTAATGCCAATAATCAGTTGGCTCATCGGAGTATATCTTTGGATTATTCGTGGCACCCCAATCCTTGTGCAGGTATTGTATATTTATTTTGCCGTGCCTATGCTGACGGGTTGGAGTGTCGATCCTTTTACAGCAAGTACCTTAGCATTGATTATCAATGCAAGTTGCTACATTACAGAAACTGTGCGTGGCGGTATTTTATCGGTTTCTCGTGGGCTTTACGAGGCTGGTATGGCCATGGGTTTACCTACTTGGAAAATCTATTGGAAAATCGTCATGCCAGTGGCTTTTCGTCGCATGATACCTTCTTTAGGCAATCAGATTATTATTAGTTTAAAAGATACATCAGTATTCGTGGTAATCGGTTGTGCAGAGTTGGTTCGTCAGGCACAGCTTGCTATGGCTGAAACGTTTAAAGCCGTTGAAATCTGGACAGCCGTTGCACTGATTTATTTAGTCATGGTCACAATTATTGATTTTGGTTTAAAAATTCTAGAAAAAAGGATGCGAATACTATGA
- a CDS encoding transporter substrate-binding domain-containing protein, whose amino-acid sequence MRILKKCLASFLLLWACVLPSQAKTLQIGLDVSCVPFMIQKGNTLTGFDVEIWRAIAKKLDLEYNFQPMEFSGVIPGLQTRNLDVAVASLTINEKRKKIVEFSDPYYDAGLSALTRIEDKDKYNSLEALKGAKIAVKIGTSAVDFLKKNGITENITYYPNDDNMYLALKTHRVNAVVYDTPNLRYFAKVGGEGKVAVATDLVSDEQYGIAFPKGSKLVHDVNRALKEIREDGTYDAIYEEWFGSPSK is encoded by the coding sequence ATGCGTATTTTAAAAAAATGTTTGGCAAGTTTTCTGTTGTTATGGGCATGTGTGTTGCCATCTCAAGCGAAAACATTACAAATTGGCTTAGATGTTAGTTGTGTACCTTTTATGATCCAAAAAGGCAATACCTTAACGGGTTTTGATGTCGAGATTTGGCGAGCGATTGCTAAAAAATTAGACTTGGAATATAACTTTCAGCCGATGGAATTTAGTGGCGTGATACCAGGATTACAAACACGTAACCTAGATGTGGCCGTGGCATCACTTACCATTAATGAAAAACGCAAAAAAATTGTTGAGTTTTCAGATCCTTATTACGATGCGGGCTTATCAGCTTTAACGAGAATTGAAGATAAGGATAAATATAATTCCCTAGAGGCTCTAAAAGGGGCTAAAATAGCGGTTAAAATTGGTACGTCAGCTGTTGACTTTCTGAAAAAGAATGGGATTACAGAGAATATAACGTACTACCCAAATGATGACAATATGTATTTAGCTTTGAAAACACACAGAGTAAATGCAGTAGTTTATGATACGCCTAATTTGCGTTATTTTGCAAAAGTAGGTGGTGAGGGTAAGGTTGCCGTGGCGACAGATTTAGTTAGCGATGAACAGTATGGCATTGCTTTTCCAAAAGGATCTAAATTAGTCCATGATGTCAATCGTGCCTTAAAAGAAATTCGTGAAGATGGCACTTATGATGCGATTTACGAAGAATGGTTTGGAAGTCCTTCCAAATAG
- the glnQ gene encoding glutamine ABC transporter ATP-binding protein GlnQ, with protein MVRFDNVTKQFGDHIILDKVSLDIKKGEVVVIVGPSGCGKSTFLRCINALETIQDGDIKVGELSVRGRASEVRELRREAGMVFQQFNLFPQLTALENVMFGPIQTRGKSRSEAREIAEVLLKKVGLGERMNYYPNELSGGQQQRVAIARSLAIQPLLMLFDEPTSALDPELRHEVLGVMQNLAREGMTMVVVTHEMDFAKKVGSRLLFIDKGKIVHDGPPQELLNNPPSQRLRDFLQHVG; from the coding sequence ATGGTGCGTTTTGATAATGTTACCAAACAATTTGGTGATCACATCATTTTAGATAAAGTAAGTCTTGATATTAAAAAAGGCGAAGTAGTGGTTATCGTTGGACCGTCAGGTTGTGGTAAATCCACTTTTTTAAGATGTATTAATGCCCTAGAAACGATTCAAGATGGTGATATTAAAGTTGGTGAATTATCAGTAAGAGGACGAGCATCAGAAGTGCGAGAACTGCGTCGTGAAGCAGGTATGGTGTTTCAACAATTTAATTTATTCCCTCAACTGACCGCTTTGGAAAACGTGATGTTTGGTCCGATACAAACACGTGGTAAATCACGAAGTGAAGCTCGTGAAATCGCAGAAGTATTATTAAAGAAAGTGGGCTTGGGTGAAAGAATGAATTATTACCCTAACGAGCTTTCAGGTGGACAGCAACAACGCGTAGCGATTGCACGTTCATTGGCGATTCAGCCTTTACTGATGTTATTTGATGAACCGACTTCTGCTTTAGATCCTGAACTTCGTCATGAAGTATTGGGGGTGATGCAAAATCTCGCACGTGAGGGAATGACCATGGTCGTGGTGACTCACGAGATGGATTTTGCTAAGAAAGTAGGCAGTCGATTATTATTTATTGATAAGGGTAAAATCGTTCATGATGGCCCTCCTCAAGAGTTGTTAAACAATCCCCCAAGTCAGCGTTTACGCGACTTTTTACAACATGTAGGATAA
- the ilvD gene encoding dihydroxy-acid dehydratase, which produces MPEYRSKTSTSGRNMAGARALWRATGMKDSDFGKPIIAVVNSFTQFVPGHVHLKDMGQLVVKAIEAAGGVAKEFNTIAIDDGIAMGHGGMLYSLPSRDLIADSVEYMVNAHCADAMVCISNCDKITPGMLMAAMRLNIPVIFVSGGPMEAGKILASDGKKIIAKLDLVDAMIEAADPNVSDAQIAQVERSACPTCGSCSGMFTANSMNCLAEALGLALPGNGTIVATHASRRTLFEEAAKKIVELCRRYYEQNDESVLPRSLAPKAAFENAMTLDVAMGGSTNTVLHLLAIAQEAGVDFTMNDIDRISRKTPCLSKVAPATNQYHIEDVHRAGGIYGILAELDRAGLLNTDVPNIHAGTLKAALSQWDICSANVTPELEKFYRAAPGGIPTQTAFSQDNYYPTLDIDRENGCIRDKAHAYSQDGGLAVLYGNLAENGCIVKTAGVDESILQFTGTAIVYESQEDAVAGILGGEVKEGHVVIIRYEGPKGGPGMQEMLYPTSYLKSMGLGAKAALLTDGRFSGGSSGLVLGHASPEAAEGGTIALVENGDRIEIDIPNRKIHLDVSDEVIAERRRLQDKRGDKAWTPLNRERYVSTALKAYAAMATSADKGAVRDISLLKK; this is translated from the coding sequence ATGCCTGAATATCGTTCTAAGACGTCCACTTCAGGACGCAATATGGCTGGTGCACGTGCATTATGGCGTGCTACTGGCATGAAAGACAGTGATTTTGGAAAACCTATTATCGCTGTCGTCAATTCCTTTACCCAATTTGTCCCAGGTCATGTTCACTTAAAAGACATGGGGCAGTTAGTGGTCAAAGCCATTGAAGCGGCAGGCGGTGTCGCTAAAGAATTTAATACCATTGCGATTGATGATGGTATTGCTATGGGTCACGGTGGTATGTTGTACTCACTGCCTTCACGTGATTTGATTGCCGATTCCGTGGAATACATGGTAAATGCTCATTGTGCCGATGCGATGGTCTGTATTTCTAACTGTGACAAAATTACCCCCGGAATGTTAATGGCCGCTATGCGTCTGAATATTCCTGTGATTTTTGTGTCAGGTGGCCCGATGGAAGCAGGTAAGATTCTGGCATCTGATGGTAAGAAGATTATTGCAAAATTGGATTTGGTCGATGCCATGATTGAAGCGGCTGATCCAAATGTCAGCGATGCACAGATTGCTCAAGTTGAACGTAGTGCCTGTCCGACCTGTGGTTCTTGTTCAGGCATGTTTACGGCCAACTCAATGAACTGTTTGGCGGAAGCCTTAGGTTTGGCTTTGCCTGGAAACGGTACGATTGTAGCCACTCATGCTTCGCGTAGAACCTTATTTGAAGAAGCAGCGAAAAAGATTGTTGAATTGTGTCGCCGTTATTATGAACAAAATGACGAGTCTGTCTTACCTCGTTCATTAGCCCCCAAAGCGGCTTTTGAAAATGCGATGACTTTAGATGTTGCGATGGGTGGTTCGACTAACACGGTATTACACCTGTTGGCGATTGCCCAAGAGGCAGGTGTGGACTTTACGATGAATGATATTGATCGTATTTCTCGCAAAACGCCTTGTTTATCTAAGGTTGCACCAGCAACAAATCAATATCATATTGAAGACGTTCACCGTGCAGGCGGTATCTACGGTATCTTAGCAGAGTTAGATCGTGCAGGTTTATTAAATACCGATGTGCCAAATATTCATGCAGGTACGCTGAAAGCCGCTTTGTCCCAATGGGATATTTGTAGTGCCAATGTCACGCCAGAACTTGAAAAATTCTATCGTGCTGCACCTGGCGGTATCCCTACCCAAACAGCATTTAGCCAAGATAATTATTATCCTACTTTGGATATTGACCGTGAGAATGGCTGTATTCGTGATAAAGCCCATGCTTACTCGCAAGATGGTGGCTTAGCCGTGCTATATGGTAATTTGGCAGAAAATGGTTGTATTGTTAAAACGGCTGGCGTCGATGAAAGTATTTTGCAGTTTACAGGTACAGCTATTGTTTATGAAAGCCAAGAAGACGCTGTAGCAGGTATTTTGGGCGGCGAAGTTAAAGAAGGTCACGTTGTGATTATTCGTTATGAGGGTCCAAAAGGTGGTCCAGGCATGCAAGAAATGTTGTATCCCACTTCTTATCTCAAGTCTATGGGATTGGGGGCCAAAGCAGCTTTGTTGACAGATGGTCGATTCTCGGGTGGATCTTCAGGTTTGGTGTTAGGTCATGCCTCGCCAGAAGCGGCTGAGGGAGGTACCATCGCTTTGGTTGAAAACGGTGATCGTATTGAGATTGATATTCCTAATCGTAAGATTCATTTAGACGTATCCGATGAGGTGATCGCTGAACGCAGACGTTTACAAGATAAACGTGGTGATAAAGCATGGACACCACTGAATCGTGAGCGTTATGTGTCAACTGCTTTAAAAGCTTATGCAGCCATGGCAACTTCTGCGGATAAGGGTGCCGTACGCGACATTTCTTTGTTAAAAAAGTAA
- the rpmA gene encoding 50S ribosomal protein L27, giving the protein MAQKKGGGSTRNGRDSEAKRLGVKVYGGQTIPAGSIIVRQRGTRFHPGRNVGMGKDHTLYALVDGSVKFSVGGALNKQIVSVIATE; this is encoded by the coding sequence ATGGCTCAGAAAAAAGGTGGCGGCTCAACGCGAAACGGTCGTGATTCAGAAGCGAAACGCCTAGGTGTAAAAGTTTATGGTGGTCAGACGATTCCTGCTGGTTCTATTATTGTTCGTCAGCGTGGAACTCGTTTTCATCCAGGTCGTAATGTAGGCATGGGTAAAGACCATACTTTGTATGCATTAGTAGATGGTAGCGTCAAGTTCTCAGTTGGCGGTGCACTTAATAAACAGATCGTATCTGTTATCGCTACAGAGTAA
- the thiE gene encoding thiamine phosphate synthase translates to MKAKNSEFIDMSYDKNQKLKPGLYAITPDNVSIKEVYRMVNLACQAGLPVLQWRRKDTRFEDALNQIPKIQDICDKYGTQLIINDDWQLAIEVGADGVHLGKDDGDVVEISNILRQKAPKDFMIGMSCYNDLSLLNIALEAKVDYIAFGALFPSRTKPQAVHANLDLFSQARRFYETHNVPCPSLVGIGGIDVNNAASVVKAGADNIAVISALFHTKQISARTKEFQQIFKELTHDN, encoded by the coding sequence ATGAAAGCAAAAAACAGTGAATTTATCGATATGTCTTATGATAAAAACCAGAAATTAAAACCCGGACTCTATGCCATAACACCTGATAATGTTAGCATCAAGGAAGTCTATCGCATGGTGAACCTCGCCTGCCAAGCTGGTTTACCTGTCTTACAATGGCGACGCAAAGATACACGATTTGAAGATGCTTTAAATCAAATTCCCAAAATCCAAGATATTTGCGATAAATATGGCACCCAGCTGATTATCAATGATGATTGGCAACTGGCTATTGAAGTCGGGGCTGATGGTGTACATCTAGGAAAAGATGACGGTGATGTGGTTGAAATATCGAACATTCTTCGTCAAAAAGCGCCAAAAGATTTTATGATTGGAATGTCTTGTTACAACGATTTATCACTATTAAACATCGCTTTAGAAGCAAAAGTGGACTATATTGCTTTTGGTGCTTTATTCCCCTCCAGAACGAAACCTCAAGCCGTCCATGCCAATCTAGATTTATTTTCCCAAGCAAGACGTTTTTATGAAACACACAACGTACCTTGCCCATCTTTGGTAGGAATTGGAGGCATCGATGTCAACAATGCGGCTTCAGTCGTTAAAGCGGGGGCTGACAATATCGCCGTCATATCCGCTTTATTCCACACCAAACAGATTTCTGCACGTACTAAAGAATTTCAACAAATATTTAAGGAATTAACACATGACAACTAA
- the glnH gene encoding glutamine ABC transporter substrate-binding protein GlnH: MLKNKIKKLCLIGGLMMSLLPFTHTAQAADKELIVATNLGFVPFEFTEKGKYVGFDVDLIDAIAQKLGLKYKWRTMEFGGLVSALQTNNVDMVIAGMTITPERQAVVDFSDPYYQAGLAVLTRLKDEHIKTTADLAGKPVAVQTGTVAVEYMKKEVPTAKLNYFPEVNNLYLDLLTGRSDAVVHDSPNVQYYAATAGKGKTRVTGFIDTNESYGIAFPKGSPLVAEVNKALKELKEDGTYDKIYSKWFGKIE, from the coding sequence ATGTTGAAAAACAAGATAAAGAAACTTTGCTTGATTGGCGGACTAATGATGTCTTTATTGCCTTTCACACATACTGCTCAAGCAGCTGATAAAGAGTTAATTGTCGCGACTAACTTGGGTTTTGTTCCTTTTGAATTCACGGAAAAAGGCAAATACGTTGGTTTTGACGTGGATTTGATTGATGCGATTGCTCAGAAATTAGGGTTAAAGTACAAATGGCGTACCATGGAGTTTGGTGGTCTAGTATCCGCTTTACAAACAAATAACGTGGATATGGTGATTGCGGGTATGACGATTACGCCAGAACGCCAAGCGGTGGTCGATTTCTCTGATCCATACTATCAAGCAGGTTTGGCGGTGTTGACACGTTTGAAAGATGAACACATTAAAACGACGGCAGATTTGGCTGGCAAACCCGTAGCTGTCCAAACGGGTACAGTTGCCGTGGAATATATGAAAAAAGAAGTGCCAACCGCAAAATTAAACTATTTCCCAGAAGTCAATAATCTTTATTTAGACCTATTGACTGGTCGTTCTGATGCGGTCGTTCATGACAGTCCAAATGTCCAATATTACGCGGCTACCGCAGGTAAAGGAAAAACGCGTGTCACTGGTTTTATTGATACGAATGAATCTTATGGCATCGCTTTTCCAAAAGGGTCTCCTTTAGTGGCTGAAGTAAATAAGGCATTGAAAGAACTAAAAGAAGACGGTACCTACGATAAAATCTACTCAAAATGGTTCGGTAAGATTGAATAA
- a CDS encoding chorismate--pyruvate lyase family protein, with protein sequence MNSAFLKSINWQTQKKGQEILSQKVQSMLFCSGSLTAILKEQGVLTVQVLHESMQDARDIFDREKALLPEDECFWVREVLLSVNQKNAVFARSVIPQKICNTLEVLTKMGQQPLGEFLFSHHIKRGDFEWSATSNGLARHSLFYIAESALLVGECFLNEYWDSYYKA encoded by the coding sequence ATGAATAGTGCATTTTTAAAATCAATTAATTGGCAAACTCAAAAGAAAGGACAAGAGATTTTGAGTCAAAAAGTGCAATCAATGCTTTTTTGTTCAGGTTCCTTGACGGCGATTTTAAAAGAACAGGGGGTGTTGACCGTACAAGTGTTGCATGAATCGATGCAAGATGCTCGCGATATTTTTGATAGAGAAAAAGCATTATTGCCTGAAGACGAGTGTTTTTGGGTAAGAGAAGTATTATTGTCGGTTAATCAAAAAAATGCCGTATTTGCACGTAGTGTCATTCCCCAAAAAATATGCAACACTTTAGAAGTATTGACGAAAATGGGCCAACAACCATTAGGAGAGTTCTTGTTTTCACACCATATCAAACGAGGTGATTTTGAATGGTCGGCCACATCGAATGGGTTAGCGAGACATTCTTTGTTTTATATTGCAGAGTCCGCTTTATTAGTTGGGGAGTGCTTTTTAAACGAATATTGGGATTCTTATTATAAAGCGTGA